The following coding sequences lie in one Corallococcus macrosporus genomic window:
- a CDS encoding RedB protein: MAGWLLASVLGLGLVWSHASAEGRAATPPSRLPEHFLRTPGTWTLFVLLHPRCPCSRATLTELAKLLDRDGARVATRVFVWAPRQAPPGFERAELWARAESLPGVEVVADVDGAVARELGVSTSGQVVLYSPDGVARFSGGITPARGHEGDSAGARAIRDLLHAEAPSTGTAPVFGCALQTPSTSFR, encoded by the coding sequence ATGGCCGGGTGGCTGCTGGCGAGCGTGCTGGGGCTGGGGCTCGTCTGGTCGCACGCGAGCGCCGAGGGACGCGCGGCCACGCCGCCCTCCCGCCTGCCGGAGCACTTCCTCCGGACGCCGGGGACGTGGACGCTGTTCGTCCTCCTGCATCCCCGCTGCCCGTGTTCCCGCGCGACGCTCACGGAGCTGGCGAAGCTGCTGGACCGGGACGGCGCGCGGGTCGCCACGCGCGTGTTCGTCTGGGCTCCTCGTCAGGCGCCGCCGGGCTTCGAGCGCGCGGAGCTGTGGGCGCGCGCCGAGTCCCTGCCCGGCGTGGAGGTGGTGGCGGACGTGGACGGCGCGGTGGCGCGCGAGCTGGGCGTGAGCACCTCTGGCCAGGTGGTCCTCTATTCGCCGGACGGCGTGGCGCGCTTCAGCGGAGGCATCACCCCCGCGCGAGGCCACGAAGGTGACAGCGCGGGGGCCCGCGCCATCCGCGATCTGCTTCACGCGGAGGCCCCCAGCACAGGCACCGCGCCTGTCTTCGGCTGTGCCCTCCAGACGCCCTCCACGTCGTTCCGGTGA
- a CDS encoding class I SAM-dependent methyltransferase, with translation MAENNKAPALIVVAHPEDVVRLFSTVAPGADLAVVTEDGGAGRELEAVGRALGARSTHLLLSPSEVGPWCREQRDRGDVRVFTHSPQEDAPLHREVALLVSRVFDRLWVPATGARPTAWTVLDDAAFQRKLGLLNALYRERPDGASSGACTDPVRDGPGIEAFTEVRAGDVVRALSLTKPEIFSELADPWGFAQSTYEGERFALTAKVLGALRHGVPPRRVVDVGACEGMMTEHLLTLFPDANVHAVESEPRFVTRLRERLGGHARVRIVEASAEDVALEADLVLLAEVLYYLSEDASRDLLDRLRASHLLTSYGGGFGAWLHASLAGRGWRCVQSATLPGRIEPVDGAGSPLLVRRAGTEIRLWAR, from the coding sequence ATGGCTGAGAACAACAAGGCCCCGGCGCTCATCGTCGTGGCCCACCCGGAGGACGTCGTGCGCCTGTTCAGCACGGTGGCGCCGGGGGCGGACCTGGCGGTGGTGACGGAGGACGGTGGCGCGGGCCGGGAGCTGGAGGCGGTGGGCCGGGCCCTGGGCGCGCGGAGCACGCACCTGCTGCTGTCGCCCTCGGAGGTGGGGCCGTGGTGCCGCGAGCAGCGCGACCGGGGCGACGTCCGCGTCTTCACCCACAGCCCGCAGGAGGATGCCCCGCTGCACCGCGAGGTGGCGCTCCTCGTCAGCCGCGTGTTCGACCGGCTGTGGGTGCCCGCCACGGGCGCCCGGCCCACGGCCTGGACGGTGCTGGACGACGCGGCCTTCCAGCGCAAGCTGGGCCTGCTCAACGCGCTCTACCGGGAGCGTCCGGACGGGGCCAGCTCAGGGGCCTGCACGGACCCTGTCCGCGACGGGCCCGGCATCGAGGCCTTCACGGAGGTGCGCGCGGGAGACGTGGTGCGCGCCCTGTCCCTCACCAAGCCCGAAATCTTCTCCGAGCTCGCGGACCCCTGGGGCTTCGCCCAGTCCACCTACGAGGGCGAGCGCTTCGCCCTCACCGCGAAGGTGCTGGGAGCGCTGCGCCACGGCGTCCCGCCCCGGCGCGTGGTGGACGTGGGCGCCTGCGAGGGAATGATGACCGAGCACCTGCTGACGCTCTTCCCCGACGCGAACGTCCACGCCGTGGAGTCCGAGCCCCGCTTCGTCACGCGCCTGCGCGAGCGGCTGGGCGGGCACGCACGCGTGCGCATCGTGGAGGCCAGCGCGGAGGACGTGGCGCTGGAGGCGGACCTGGTGCTGCTCGCGGAGGTGCTCTACTACCTCTCCGAGGACGCCAGCCGCGACCTCCTGGACCGGCTGCGCGCGTCCCACCTGCTGACTTCATACGGCGGGGGCTTCGGCGCCTGGCTGCACGCCTCGCTCGCCGGACGCGGCTGGAGATGCGTCCAGTCCGCGACACTTCCGGGCCGCATCGAACCCGTGGATGGCGCCGGAAGCCCGCTGCTCGTGCGGCGCGCGGGCACCGAAATCCGCCTCTGGGCGCGGTGA
- a CDS encoding glycosyltransferase: MSARAPWAEGDLLVHLSYEATRTLGGMGVVLEHLLSAPEYRQAFPRTLLVSPTVRPCGLGSYAPEESLARDLEAHGEVFYSGLRPDNPERWARVFRPVEEKHDVSFVYGRRDAPGGPVEVLLVDLTDVLRGYRVRMGTMPRFLARLHTLLGVDLPFDCRGPRPAAWRGLSRVWRQRFGTRLGAAPWVNRLFRKAVRHGLLDAPALDHDAMLAIVLAEPVFDALERLRPAKEGTGTVILAQEHLSLPLAYKALLDGRSWCRTVYYAGEVRTPRVLVEYGEAGQGASDARFYNIQRLGLEQGLTLEQVYPVGTWPNFQILRNGHLCDRVGAVSASVADELRFLDARYALQSVTVVPHGHRPIETGWDAKEAARARVLAHARGQWGKDFRLLLTHIARDEVCKGLWRDVDVCEHLATLLPPERKPALLVMVTEWNEAEPSDNLRGLKARVDAFNAKDTGLHIALVNQPTWPAGLDFTRDDLHRATDVSLGQSLYESYGLAQLEALGCGAICVISGVSGARRALREVCQRQGLSEAAHPNLVVSDAAADAREAGLAHSVEGWKALPPALLREQELRTAERVAEEVVRRLPRDAHEGRLLLATGWALSERLRWEPLIREQLLPLLRFPKHEAEAVSDWSAALG, encoded by the coding sequence ATGAGCGCGAGGGCACCCTGGGCCGAGGGGGACCTCCTGGTGCACCTCTCCTACGAAGCGACGCGCACGCTGGGCGGGATGGGCGTGGTGCTGGAGCACCTGCTGTCCGCTCCGGAGTACCGGCAGGCCTTCCCGCGCACGCTGCTGGTGAGCCCCACGGTCCGGCCGTGCGGGCTGGGGAGCTACGCGCCGGAGGAGTCGCTGGCGCGCGACCTGGAGGCGCACGGCGAGGTGTTCTACAGCGGCCTGCGCCCGGACAACCCGGAGCGGTGGGCGCGCGTCTTCCGGCCGGTGGAGGAGAAGCACGACGTGTCGTTCGTCTACGGACGGCGCGACGCCCCGGGCGGCCCGGTGGAGGTGCTGCTCGTGGACCTCACCGACGTGCTCCGGGGCTACCGGGTGCGGATGGGCACGATGCCCCGGTTCCTCGCGCGGCTGCACACGCTGCTCGGGGTGGACCTCCCGTTCGACTGCCGGGGCCCGCGTCCGGCGGCGTGGCGGGGGCTGTCGCGCGTGTGGCGCCAGCGCTTCGGCACGCGGCTGGGCGCGGCGCCCTGGGTCAACCGCCTGTTCCGCAAGGCGGTGCGGCACGGCCTCCTGGACGCGCCCGCGCTGGACCATGACGCGATGCTGGCCATCGTCCTCGCGGAGCCCGTCTTCGACGCGCTGGAGCGGCTGCGCCCGGCGAAGGAGGGGACGGGGACGGTCATCCTGGCGCAGGAGCACCTGTCGCTGCCGCTCGCGTACAAGGCGCTGCTCGACGGCCGGAGCTGGTGCCGCACCGTGTACTACGCGGGCGAGGTGCGCACGCCCCGCGTGCTGGTGGAGTACGGCGAGGCAGGGCAGGGCGCGTCCGACGCGCGCTTCTACAACATCCAGCGTCTGGGATTGGAGCAGGGGCTGACGCTGGAGCAGGTGTACCCCGTGGGCACCTGGCCCAACTTTCAAATCCTGCGCAACGGCCACCTGTGCGACCGCGTGGGCGCGGTGAGCGCCTCCGTGGCGGACGAGCTGCGGTTCCTGGACGCGCGCTACGCGCTCCAGTCCGTGACGGTGGTGCCGCACGGGCACCGGCCCATCGAGACGGGCTGGGACGCGAAGGAGGCGGCGCGGGCGCGGGTGCTGGCCCATGCGCGCGGACAGTGGGGGAAGGACTTCCGCCTGCTGCTCACGCACATCGCGCGGGACGAGGTCTGCAAGGGGCTCTGGCGCGACGTGGACGTGTGCGAGCACCTGGCCACGCTGCTGCCTCCGGAGCGCAAGCCCGCGCTGCTGGTGATGGTGACGGAGTGGAACGAGGCGGAGCCGTCCGACAACCTGCGCGGCCTGAAGGCACGCGTGGACGCGTTCAACGCGAAGGACACCGGCCTGCACATCGCGCTGGTGAACCAGCCCACGTGGCCCGCCGGCCTGGACTTCACGCGGGACGACCTGCACCGCGCCACGGACGTGTCCCTGGGACAGTCGCTGTATGAGTCCTATGGGCTGGCGCAGCTGGAGGCCCTGGGCTGCGGCGCCATCTGCGTCATCTCCGGCGTGAGCGGCGCCAGGCGGGCCCTGCGGGAAGTGTGTCAGCGGCAGGGCCTGTCGGAGGCCGCGCACCCGAACCTCGTCGTCTCCGACGCGGCGGCGGACGCAAGGGAAGCGGGCCTGGCGCACTCGGTGGAGGGCTGGAAGGCGCTGCCCCCCGCTTTGCTGCGGGAGCAGGAGCTGCGCACGGCGGAGCGCGTGGCGGAGGAGGTGGTGCGCCGCCTCCCGCGCGACGCGCACGAAGGCCGCCTGCTCCTGGCGACAGGTTGGGCGCTGTCGGAGCGGCTGCGCTGGGAGCCGCTCATCCGCGAGCAACTGCTCCCGCTGCTCCGCTTCCCGAAGCACGAAGCGGAAGCCGTGTCCGACTGGAGCGCGGCGCTCGGCTGA
- a CDS encoding PIG-L family deacetylase translates to MAERARGRRPGEEGPAHVFFSPHPDDVALGAYASLLAVPRGIVPTLVTVFSQSCWEFVLPVQPARAMAVTSLRMGEDRRFARAHGADLVHLGFRDTSLRSPPGGPSEPEEARAALAGRVRLALEEVLASVSDDAICYVPLGISSHADHLMVRDAVRSLRGERGVVYYEDLPYSAHHPEDEIVDYAWALGLSPRCLDMTAQWPAKLRGLSFYASQLEPQTLPALESHARRLGAGRGLCERVWTVAP, encoded by the coding sequence GTGGCTGAGCGCGCACGCGGACGCAGGCCCGGTGAAGAAGGGCCGGCGCATGTCTTCTTCTCCCCGCATCCGGACGACGTGGCGCTGGGGGCATACGCGAGCCTGCTGGCCGTGCCCCGGGGCATCGTGCCCACGCTCGTCACGGTCTTCTCCCAGAGCTGCTGGGAGTTCGTGCTGCCGGTGCAGCCGGCGCGGGCCATGGCGGTGACGTCGCTGCGGATGGGCGAGGACCGGAGGTTCGCCCGGGCGCACGGCGCGGACCTGGTGCACCTGGGCTTCCGCGACACCAGCCTGCGCTCGCCGCCGGGGGGGCCCTCGGAGCCGGAGGAGGCCCGCGCGGCGCTGGCCGGGCGCGTGCGGCTGGCCCTGGAGGAGGTGCTGGCCAGCGTGTCCGACGACGCCATCTGCTACGTGCCGCTGGGCATCTCCAGCCACGCGGACCACCTGATGGTGCGGGACGCCGTGCGGTCGCTTCGCGGCGAGCGGGGCGTCGTCTACTACGAGGACCTGCCGTACTCCGCGCACCACCCGGAGGACGAGATCGTCGACTACGCGTGGGCGCTCGGGCTGTCGCCCCGGTGTCTGGACATGACGGCGCAGTGGCCCGCGAAGCTGCGGGGGCTGTCCTTCTACGCCAGCCAGCTGGAGCCCCAGACGCTGCCCGCGCTGGAGTCGCACGCGCGCCGGCTGGGCGCCGGCCGGGGGCTGTGCGAGCGCGTCTGGACGGTGGCGCCATGA
- a CDS encoding PEGA domain-containing protein: protein MAALMTATCACASHPVSRDGDALALLSVEALRPALPAGRTARVERSTATGLRLDVMPEQARVFVDGRAMGLARHLGTLLPLAPGVHQVSVRLEGHATWRAEVVVGDRPEPIQVTLTASP from the coding sequence ATGGCCGCGCTGATGACCGCCACCTGCGCCTGTGCGAGCCACCCCGTCTCGCGGGACGGCGATGCCCTGGCGCTGCTGAGCGTGGAGGCCCTGCGTCCGGCGCTGCCCGCGGGGCGCACGGCGCGGGTGGAGCGCTCGACGGCGACGGGGCTGCGCCTGGACGTGATGCCGGAGCAGGCGCGCGTCTTCGTGGATGGCCGGGCGATGGGGCTGGCGCGCCACCTGGGCACGCTGCTTCCGCTGGCGCCCGGCGTCCACCAGGTGAGCGTCCGGTTGGAGGGCCACGCCACGTGGCGGGCCGAGGTGGTGGTGGGAGACCGGCCCGAGCCCATCCAGGTGACGTTGACCGCTTCACCGTGA
- a CDS encoding protein kinase domain-containing protein: protein MKLPKRKGRLFRLPFADAPESRARLWKSMTEHGLFVPEDSPQPIGTEFALQVAFQGDGPAVSGRVRVMEHGVSGWVRGYFVKFVELDPGSLPLPLSPRAPPVPATAGTPPAGAPVSDAGVTEHSWREEPTPVGIRPRSTVSGASALNDYSHLELLHARDPEAWQGGLRPFDTFGPYQLLQRLGAGGMAEVLLARRTMAGGVDKLVALKLVFQEYARHPRLSELFLTEARLSATLQHPNVIQVFDMGSAAGRPFMAMEYVHGRNAADIVQELRQRGRTPPVALAVTLAIELGKALEYLHGQRDLDGRVLHLVHRDVSPGNLLVGLHGEVKLVDMGVASASIASGNDLLVVGKRAYMAPEQAAGGRPEPAWDVYGMGLVLHELLTLHRASEAIPGAEGRPWALRPSLLNPQVTPELERLVQWATAPDPTARAPSAKVLRQALERVRSTLPPFDLVQTMRELFGEALDRTRRETEALMGAARGRDRPQAFPRYRRWRFAVEQRIPVAARLAVARNGRALRWGALALAVLCATGAALMWPLHAREMTLAGHLSRADRLIAVAKLTGAGEDTALAQLKAARALRPEDPRVRTRLAALADAFERMAAEATQRGDVTEAMAHLRAAMEAAPERSAPRVRLRFLEDELRKAPSGWRVR from the coding sequence GTGAAGCTGCCAAAGAGGAAGGGCCGGCTGTTCCGATTGCCGTTCGCGGACGCGCCGGAGTCCCGCGCGCGGCTGTGGAAGAGCATGACGGAGCACGGCCTCTTCGTCCCCGAGGACTCGCCGCAGCCCATCGGGACGGAGTTCGCGCTGCAGGTGGCCTTCCAGGGGGACGGGCCCGCCGTCTCCGGCCGCGTGCGCGTGATGGAGCACGGCGTGTCCGGCTGGGTGCGCGGCTACTTCGTCAAGTTCGTCGAGCTGGACCCAGGCAGCCTCCCGCTCCCCTTGAGCCCGCGCGCGCCGCCCGTGCCCGCGACGGCAGGGACACCTCCCGCGGGCGCGCCCGTGAGCGATGCCGGAGTGACCGAGCACTCCTGGCGCGAGGAGCCCACGCCGGTGGGCATCCGGCCCCGCTCCACGGTCAGCGGCGCGTCCGCGCTGAACGACTATTCGCACCTGGAGCTGCTGCACGCGCGCGACCCGGAGGCGTGGCAGGGCGGGCTGAGGCCGTTCGACACATTCGGGCCGTATCAGCTGCTGCAGCGGCTGGGCGCGGGCGGCATGGCGGAGGTCCTGCTCGCGCGGCGCACGATGGCGGGGGGCGTGGACAAGCTGGTGGCGCTCAAGCTGGTGTTCCAGGAGTACGCGCGGCACCCGCGCCTGTCGGAGCTGTTCCTCACGGAGGCGCGGCTGAGCGCCACGCTCCAGCACCCCAACGTCATCCAGGTGTTCGACATGGGCAGCGCCGCGGGCCGGCCCTTCATGGCCATGGAGTACGTGCACGGCCGCAACGCCGCGGACATCGTGCAGGAGCTGCGGCAGCGGGGCCGGACTCCGCCGGTGGCGCTCGCGGTGACGCTCGCCATCGAGCTGGGCAAGGCGCTGGAGTACCTGCACGGCCAGCGAGACCTGGATGGGCGTGTGCTGCACCTGGTGCACCGCGACGTGAGCCCGGGCAACCTGCTCGTCGGGCTGCACGGCGAGGTGAAGCTGGTGGACATGGGGGTGGCGTCCGCCAGCATCGCCAGCGGAAATGACCTGCTGGTGGTGGGCAAGCGCGCGTACATGGCGCCGGAGCAGGCCGCCGGAGGACGTCCGGAGCCCGCGTGGGACGTGTACGGCATGGGGCTGGTGCTCCACGAGCTGCTCACGCTGCACCGGGCCTCGGAAGCCATCCCCGGCGCGGAGGGGCGGCCGTGGGCGCTGAGGCCGTCCCTCCTCAATCCCCAGGTGACGCCGGAGCTGGAGCGGCTGGTGCAGTGGGCCACGGCGCCGGATCCCACGGCCCGGGCGCCCAGCGCGAAGGTGCTGCGGCAGGCGCTGGAGCGCGTGCGGAGCACCCTGCCCCCCTTCGACCTGGTTCAGACGATGCGCGAGCTGTTCGGCGAAGCGCTGGACCGGACGCGGCGCGAGACGGAGGCGCTGATGGGCGCTGCGCGCGGCAGGGACCGGCCGCAGGCGTTCCCGCGCTACCGCCGCTGGCGCTTCGCCGTGGAGCAGCGCATCCCGGTGGCCGCGAGGCTGGCGGTCGCGCGCAATGGCCGGGCCTTGCGGTGGGGCGCGCTGGCGCTCGCCGTCCTCTGCGCGACGGGCGCGGCATTGATGTGGCCGCTGCATGCCCGGGAGATGACGCTGGCCGGGCATCTGTCCCGCGCGGATCGGCTCATCGCGGTGGCGAAGCTGACGGGCGCGGGAGAGGACACAGCGCTGGCGCAGCTCAAGGCCGCGCGAGCGCTCCGGCCCGAGGATCCGCGCGTGCGCACGCGGCTGGCGGCACTGGCGGATGCATTCGAGCGGATGGCGGCGGAGGCCACGCAGCGCGGGGACGTGACGGAGGCGATGGCGCACCTGCGCGCCGCGATGGAGGCGGCACCGGAGCGCAGCGCGCCGCGCGTCCGGCTGCGGTTCCTGGAGGATGAGCTGCGCAAGGCCCCTTCGGGATGGAGGGTGCGATGA
- a CDS encoding serine protease: protein MSGVAVAVGVLGCGGPEAGQVPFETVGQRDQEIVGGIEARPNSIPWIVSLQQDHSHFCGGSLVRVSDKEESDIVVTAAHCVYDGLFNTTVSAGAHDLGRPTSTQVTVRVTKAVSHPQYNPDTTMNDIAVLKLEKPIKFDTTVAGACGQSSGMRPNLSPRLGDGNTRVPVCLPATGERVAANTMATVSGWGLTREGGYDTSSILLQVGVPVLTHQDVASSYSSQGIVIDENAMFGAGYPQGGKDACQGDSGGPLVVKGPQGYVLQGIVSFGVGCARAGLPGIYTRVSHYIPWIHARIQDLSAVL from the coding sequence ATGAGCGGAGTGGCCGTCGCGGTGGGTGTTCTCGGATGCGGTGGGCCGGAGGCCGGGCAGGTCCCCTTCGAGACGGTGGGCCAGAGGGACCAGGAGATCGTGGGAGGCATCGAGGCCCGGCCGAACTCCATCCCCTGGATTGTCAGCCTGCAGCAGGACCACAGCCATTTCTGCGGGGGCAGCCTCGTGCGGGTGAGCGACAAGGAGGAGAGCGACATCGTCGTCACCGCGGCCCATTGCGTGTACGACGGTCTCTTCAACACCACGGTGTCCGCCGGGGCGCATGACCTGGGTCGCCCCACGTCCACGCAAGTGACCGTCCGGGTGACGAAGGCCGTCTCCCATCCCCAGTACAATCCGGACACGACGATGAACGACATCGCCGTCCTCAAGCTCGAGAAGCCCATCAAGTTCGACACGACCGTCGCCGGGGCTTGCGGCCAGTCCTCGGGCATGCGCCCCAACCTGTCCCCTCGACTCGGGGACGGCAACACGCGCGTCCCTGTCTGCCTCCCGGCCACCGGGGAGCGCGTCGCCGCCAATACGATGGCGACGGTCTCGGGCTGGGGCCTGACACGGGAGGGAGGCTACGACACGTCCAGCATCCTGCTGCAGGTGGGAGTGCCCGTCCTCACGCATCAGGACGTCGCCAGCAGCTACAGCTCCCAAGGGATCGTCATCGACGAGAACGCCATGTTCGGGGCGGGGTATCCGCAAGGGGGCAAGGACGCCTGCCAGGGCGACAGCGGCGGACCGCTCGTCGTCAAGGGCCCGCAAGGCTACGTGCTCCAGGGCATCGTGAGCTTCGGCGTGGGCTGCGCGCGCGCAGGGCTGCCTGGCATCTACACGCGGGTTTCCCATTACATCCCGTGGATCCACGCGCGGATCCAAGACCTCAGCGCCGTCCTATGA
- a CDS encoding alpha/beta fold hydrolase, with amino-acid sequence MSVALGVLAGAAVLVPAARWWLMNRVGVPRASEPFDGHVYRVGKAVIAERRCEQPRATVIVMHGFVADMRYFTHHYREPDLQLILLTSCDYHLPISGHREEPAPWAKVPAEPEGTIAHDAGVLVQALEHLPRTDVIRVHGHSRGGAVVLEAAKLRPDLFERVEVVLEAPVLPQARPYRSLTPSQLWLLPFLIPLWRMAPIARHNRGAWGPLENARKRELIMAFPFNPKRVATMMANLRDIEAWSQSRDASLFGNVRRGTVLVPGKDRVLESASMRESAVRAKPGLNVVELDGCSHFVLWDRPDALPVLACDTERSTGNG; translated from the coding sequence ATGTCCGTGGCTCTTGGAGTCCTTGCTGGCGCCGCCGTCCTCGTGCCGGCCGCGCGCTGGTGGTTGATGAACCGCGTGGGCGTGCCCCGCGCGAGCGAGCCCTTCGACGGCCACGTCTACCGGGTGGGCAAGGCCGTCATCGCCGAGCGCAGATGCGAGCAGCCCCGCGCCACGGTCATCGTCATGCACGGCTTCGTGGCCGACATGCGCTACTTCACGCACCACTACCGCGAGCCCGACCTCCAGCTCATCCTGCTGACGAGCTGTGACTACCACCTGCCCATCTCGGGCCACCGCGAGGAGCCCGCGCCCTGGGCGAAGGTCCCCGCCGAGCCGGAGGGCACCATCGCCCACGACGCTGGCGTGCTGGTGCAGGCCCTGGAGCACCTGCCCCGCACGGACGTCATCCGCGTCCATGGCCATTCGCGCGGAGGCGCCGTCGTCCTGGAGGCCGCGAAGCTGAGGCCGGACCTGTTCGAGCGGGTGGAGGTGGTGCTGGAGGCGCCCGTGCTCCCGCAGGCCCGTCCCTACCGGAGCCTGACGCCGTCACAGCTCTGGCTGCTGCCGTTCCTCATCCCGCTGTGGCGCATGGCGCCGATTGCCCGGCACAACCGGGGCGCGTGGGGGCCGCTGGAGAATGCTCGCAAGCGAGAGCTGATCATGGCCTTCCCGTTCAACCCGAAGCGGGTGGCGACGATGATGGCCAACCTGCGGGACATCGAGGCCTGGAGTCAGTCGCGCGACGCGTCCCTGTTCGGGAACGTGCGGCGCGGCACGGTGCTCGTGCCAGGGAAGGACCGGGTGCTGGAGTCCGCCTCCATGCGGGAGAGCGCCGTGCGCGCGAAGCCGGGGCTGAACGTGGTGGAGCTGGACGGGTGCAGCCACTTCGTCCTGTGGGACCGGCCGGATGCGCTGCCCGTGCTGGCCTGCGACACGGAGCGGTCCACGGGCAACGGGTGA
- a CDS encoding general secretion pathway protein GspE yields MRLGELLVKDGLVSAAALEEALESQVVHGGRLGTNLVELGLLSEQDLAKALGKLHNCAYASGEMVPDPKAVALVHPNEADDKEFLPMRADATRLSVAVVNPHDFPTLDAIAFKTGKRVVPVVIPEFRMNQLLRRHAKAFRQLRAIDMEAVRPRPAKGAAVELAKAAERPPDLMSEEEFQSVYAQALRGGSDAEAEADVLEGEIIITGEEVMEAPVAAPPQGRPAVPAQPRPGAPRVDIPAHVAPSVPAPGVPAQAARAASTQGQPGAQGVPAHLAVQPGAQGVPAHVAAQMDAQGVPAQSATHGVPAHLAGQAGAQRAPAHLAGQAGMPAHVAGQAGAQRAPAHLAGQAGMPAHVAGQSGAQGVPAHLAAQAGAQGLAAQAGAQGVPAHLAAQAGAQGGPAHLAAQAGAQGVPAHVAAQVGAQGTPAHVAAQVGAQGVPAQARGGAGVPAHVAGQASAGVPAHVAAQAGAAGAVPPGAVATPVAAKPAAPPPTPLTFPEAQAELGRSSDREDVARTVLRFAMGKWRRCLLLSVQGNLVTGWHGMGQGVSDEGVRRIGVPLRDQSTFRLVRDLRSHYVGPVKRDAAMGMFYRLIGGGFPSTAVILPLLVRGKVVHLLYVDNGAEQFTPPDVGELLILSQGVGRSYEAMMRRRKSA; encoded by the coding sequence ATGCGCCTGGGTGAACTGCTCGTGAAGGACGGCCTGGTGTCGGCGGCGGCGCTGGAGGAGGCGCTGGAGTCGCAGGTGGTCCACGGCGGCCGGCTCGGGACGAACCTGGTGGAGCTGGGGCTGCTGTCCGAGCAGGACCTGGCGAAGGCGCTGGGCAAGCTGCACAACTGCGCCTACGCGTCCGGGGAGATGGTGCCCGACCCGAAGGCCGTGGCGCTGGTGCACCCGAACGAGGCGGACGACAAGGAGTTCCTGCCGATGCGGGCGGACGCGACGCGGCTGAGCGTCGCGGTGGTGAACCCGCATGACTTCCCGACGTTGGACGCCATCGCGTTCAAGACGGGCAAGCGGGTGGTGCCGGTGGTCATCCCGGAGTTCCGGATGAACCAGCTGCTGCGGCGGCACGCGAAGGCGTTCCGGCAGCTGCGGGCCATCGACATGGAAGCCGTCCGGCCGAGGCCCGCGAAGGGCGCGGCGGTGGAGCTGGCGAAGGCGGCGGAGCGGCCGCCGGACCTGATGAGCGAGGAGGAGTTCCAGTCCGTCTACGCGCAGGCGCTGCGAGGTGGTTCGGACGCGGAAGCCGAAGCGGACGTGCTGGAGGGGGAGATCATCATCACCGGGGAAGAGGTGATGGAGGCGCCCGTGGCCGCGCCGCCCCAGGGCCGGCCCGCGGTCCCAGCGCAGCCGCGTCCCGGAGCGCCGCGAGTGGACATCCCCGCGCACGTGGCCCCGTCGGTGCCAGCGCCCGGAGTGCCCGCGCAAGCCGCCCGGGCCGCGAGCACCCAGGGCCAGCCCGGAGCACAAGGAGTGCCCGCGCACCTCGCGGTGCAGCCCGGAGCGCAGGGCGTGCCCGCGCACGTCGCGGCGCAGATGGACGCGCAGGGAGTGCCCGCTCAGTCCGCGACGCACGGAGTGCCTGCACACCTCGCGGGTCAGGCTGGAGCGCAACGCGCTCCCGCGCATCTCGCGGGTCAGGCAGGCATGCCCGCTCATGTCGCGGGTCAGGCTGGAGCGCAACGCGCTCCCGCGCATCTCGCGGGTCAGGCAGGCATGCCCGCTCATGTCGCGGGGCAGTCCGGAGCGCAGGGTGTGCCGGCGCATCTCGCGGCTCAGGCCGGAGCGCAGGGCCTCGCGGCTCAGGCTGGAGCGCAGGGGGTTCCTGCCCACCTCGCGGCTCAAGCTGGAGCGCAGGGGGGGCCTGCTCACCTCGCGGCTCAGGCCGGAGCGCAGGGCGTGCCCGCGCATGTCGCGGCGCAGGTCGGTGCTCAAGGAACGCCGGCTCATGTCGCGGCCCAGGTCGGAGCGCAGGGCGTCCCCGCGCAGGCGCGTGGTGGTGCTGGCGTGCCTGCTCACGTCGCGGGCCAGGCGAGTGCCGGTGTGCCCGCGCACGTCGCGGCCCAGGCTGGCGCTGCGGGCGCGGTGCCTCCCGGTGCTGTCGCTACTCCCGTGGCCGCGAAGCCGGCGGCTCCTCCTCCGACGCCGCTCACGTTCCCGGAGGCCCAGGCGGAGCTGGGGCGCAGCTCGGACCGCGAGGACGTGGCCCGGACGGTGCTCCGCTTCGCGATGGGCAAGTGGCGCCGGTGCCTGCTGCTGTCCGTGCAGGGCAACCTCGTCACCGGCTGGCACGGCATGGGGCAGGGCGTGAGCGACGAAGGTGTCCGCCGCATCGGCGTGCCGCTGCGCGACCAGAGCACCTTCCGCCTCGTGCGCGACCTGCGCTCCCACTACGTCGGGCCCGTGAAGCGCGACGCGGCGATGGGCATGTTCTACCGCCTCATCGGCGGAGGCTTCCCCTCGACGGCGGTCATCCTGCCGCTGCTCGTGCGCGGCAAGGTCGTGCACCTGCTCTACGTGGACAACGGCGCGGAGCAGTTCACCCCGCCGGACGTGGGCGAGCTGCTCATCCTCTCCCAGGGCGTGGGCCGCTCGTACGAAGCGATGATGCGGCGGCGCAAGAGCGCGTAG